The sequence below is a genomic window from Haematobia irritans isolate KBUSLIRL chromosome 3, ASM5000362v1, whole genome shotgun sequence.
aaaattgaaaagtccactcaaaacctaaaaaaattgaaatttttatatgaaaaacttctttagcccatatctccttaaatatgcgtcctagagcgaaaaggactttaattcgtgaccaccctcaaaaaattgaaaaatccacccaaaacctaaaaaaattgaaatttttatatgaaaaacttcttttgcccatatctcctaaactatgcgttctagagcgaaaaggactttatttcgtgaccaccccaaaaaaattggaaaatccacccaaaacctaaaaaaattgaaatttttatatgacaaacttcttttgcccatatctccttaaatatgcgtcgtggagcgaaaaggaatttaattcgtgaccaccccaaaaaattgaaaaatccacccaaaacctaaaaaaattgaaatttttatatgaaaaacttcttttggctatatctccttacatatgcgtcctagagcgaaaaggactttattcgtgaccaccctcaaaaaattgaaaaatccacccaaaacctagaaaaatttaaatttttatatgaaaaacttcttttgtccatatctccttaaatatgcgtcctagagcgaaaaggaatttaattcgtgaccacaccaaaaaattgaaaaatccacccaaaacataaaaaaattgaaatttttatatgaaaaacttcttttggctatatctccttaaatatgcgtcctagagcgaaaaggactttattcgtgaccaccctcaaaaaattgaaaaatccacccaaaaactagaaaaatttaaatttttatatgaaaaacttcttttggccatatctccttaaatatgcgtcctagagcgaaaaggactttaattcgtgaccaccctcaaaaaattgaaaaatccaccaaaaacctaaaaaaattgaaatttttatatgaaaaacttcttttgcccatatctccttaaatatgcgtcctagagcgaaaaggactttaattcgtgaccaccctcaaaaaattgaaaaatccacccaaaacctaaacaaatttgaatttttatatgaaaaacttcttttgcccatatctccttaaatatgcgtcctagagcgaaaaggactttaattcgtgaccagcctcaaaaaattgtaaaatccacccaaaacctaacaaaattgaaatttttatatgaaaaacttcttttgcccatatctcctaaactaagcgtcctagagcgaaaaggactttaattcgtgaccaccccaaaaaattgaaaaatccgtccaaaacctaaaaaaaatgaaatttttatatgaaaaacttcttttgcccatatctccgtaaatatgcgtcctagagcgaaaaggactttaattcgtgaccaccctcaaaaaattgaaaaatccacccaaaacctaaaaaaattgaaatttttatatgaaaaacttcttttgcccatatctcctaaactaagcttcctagagcgaaaaggactttaattcgtgaccaacctcaaaaaattgtaaaatccacccaaaacctaacaaaattgaaatttttatatgaaaaacttcttttgcccatatctcctaaactaagcgtcctagagcgaaaaggactttaattcgtgaccaccccaaaaaattgaaaaatccatccaaaacctaaaaaaaaattaaatttttatatgaaaaacttcttttgcccatatctccgtaaatatgcgtcctagagcgaaaaggactttaattcgtgaccaccctcaaaaaattgaaaagtccactcaaaacctaaaaaaattgaaatttttatatgaaaaacttcttttgcccatatttccttaaatatgcgtcctagagcgaaaaggactttaattcgtgaccaccctcaaaaattgaaaaatccacccaaaacctaaaaaattgaaatttttacatgaaaaacttcttttgcccatatctcctaaactatgcgtcctagagcgaaaaggactttatttcgtgaccacccaaaaaaaaattgaaaaatccacctgttGAGTGGCCAactaaaatttagctttttgaaTTCCCACTCATGGCCCTATATTACATCGATCCGGCAACTCATTCTAATTGACAACTGTCATTTGCAATAAGCCATACTCTTCCATTTTGAAGTAAACTCCAAGAAGACCGGTCACAAAGAAGGAGAAGTAAACTCTTAAAACCATTGTAttcttttatgaaaattagtgCCAGGCTAAATTTAAGTCAAAcacaattgtaataaaaaataattatttacaatttgaattaaaataatataaactaaaattgTTTTAGATTTTAGCGCAGTCTCTAGTGgattaaataaaattggatTACGCTCAAAATAAGTGTTTATTTTGTCGGGCGCTACACCTCATAATATTCTAAAATAATTGTGTCTGTTTCAACGCTGGAGTGTAACATCCAAGAACATCAAAAATGGTTAATCCGGATGAAGAAAGTATGAAAACTGGTAGACCCAGAAATTTAAGTATCGCCGGCAGCGATTGCGTAACAAACAGTCCACATGCAATAGTCACCGTAACATCTACCGTTACATATTCTAATCTGTCTTTGCCTCCCTCCTCTGCGACCACGATCAACCAGACGTCGATTACCAATGTCACTGCGGCCACTGCTAATGCAAATATTGCTGACGACACAGTCATAAATATAGGTGATGGCGTGTCCACATTTGCAAACACCCAAGTATGGCAGGCGCAGTATCAAAATAGTAGGGTAATAAATGGAACTTCAATGCCTCTGTCTTTCCCAAATACATCAAATGAAACCAACTCCTTTTATGCAAATATTTCGCACGGTCTGCCAAATTCCACAATCGTAAGTAGTTCGCAAAACATAAACTATTCAACCCTGTATGGACAGCAAGGAAATAATTTCTTAAGCTCCACTCAAATACATAACGGTACTCatcaaccaaattttgtcatCGAAAATAGAAATCTACAAATTCCCTTTTCAATAGCAGTAGACAACTCCAACAACAATTTTGCTTGCCAGAATGAAAGAAGATACGAAAGAACAAATTGTGCGCTTGACACTCAACAGAACCACAGTTATTCCTCTGCTCCGTCTCGCCCCCCGCGATTGCAGTCAGTGGGTCGAACACACACATTCCCTCTCTTGCTAGATCTGCTGCGTCAAACATGTTTGAAGGAACCCAAATATTTTCTCAGCCTATACCTACGGCAACATACGCACAACCCGGTATGACGTTTAATAATGCACACACATtgcccaacaacaacaataggtaTTTGCAATTTAACAACACCAGCTCAGCGGATACTTCGATGTCTTCCTCACAAATAGCAGCACGTCAGGTGATCTCCAaagatttgccaaatttttctggtAGGCCAGATGAATGGCCTGTGTTCATTACCAATTATAATCAATCCACAGAGCGCTGTGGATTCACTGATCAAGAGAATTTGATCCGCCTGCAGAAATGCTTGAAAGGCCCAGCGTTAGAAGCGGTAAGAGGTAAATTGATGATGCCGTCGACGGTTAGCCAGGCCATAGAAACTTTGCGAATGCTTTTTGGAAGACCTGAAGTGATTCATCATGCTCTGCAGGCCAAACTTAGAGACGAGCCAAAAGTTCGTGTTGAAAATTTGAATACCTTAATTTCATTTCACTGTATGTCAGGTGTTCGAGTGAATCTTTTGGTCTTTGATGAATGGTTGTTTAACCTTGCGACTTGTGCTAGTCAAGTCACAACCTTTGACGCAAAATTTGATTCTAGCGAATACAGAAATAGCCGAAAAGGTGCAAAGGAAAGTTTGATGTTTCACGATgtagaaaaaacaaaagaagacaCACCGCAAAATAAATCCGTAACAaataagaaagaaaatatttgtactGTGTGTCTTAAATGTGGTGGTGAACACAAACTTTCAACATGCTcagattttatttcgcttaaacacAACGACCGCTGGCAATTTGTTAGACAAAACAAGTTGTGTTTTCGCTGTTTTGGCAAACATTCCCTTCGTAGGTGCTATTCTAAAAAGCCTTGCGGCACCGACGGTTGCAAGTTACCACACAATTTGCTGCTTCATACAAAACCTCAACAATTGAACACGAATGGTGGACAGGAGTCTCCTGTGTTATTCCATGCAGGGGAAAAGAAGGAGGCTGTTTTTCGGTATGTGCCTATAACTTTGTATGGCAATAATATTAGTCTTGATACATGGGCCCTAATTGATGAAGGTGCAGGCTGCACATTAGTAGAAGATGAAATTGTAAATCAACTTGGAATTGACGGCCCTTCAGAAGAATTATGCTTACGCTGGACAGGCGATGTGACAAAAACATATACGACATCTAAGAAGGTATCTATTTACATTTCATCTCGCGAAAAGGGCTCAATGAAACATAAATTATTAAATGTCCGTACAGtggaaaaacttgatttgccaGAGCAAACTCTTGAGTCATCGACAATAAATTCGTGTGAGTATCTTCGTAATTTGCCAATCACtccatatacaaaaataaagccgCGTGTTATAATTGGATTAGACAACGCAAAACTCGGTGTCCCATCAGAAATTCGAGCGAGTGACGACGGCGAATTAATGGCTGCGAAATGTAAACTTGGTTGGACAGTATATGGTCGCAAATATGTTGAATTCGCTTCAGACCATTGTATTTTTCATATTTGCGAGTGTAAATGCTCTTCCGGCGAATTAGAAAAAATTGATGAACTGATGcaagaatatttttctttagagtCTTTAGGCGTTTCAGTATCGACGAAACCTCTGACATCTGTTGACGACGAGCGTGCGTTGAAAATAATGGATGCAACGGCAGTATATGATTCTAAAGAAAAGAGATGGGCGGCCGGTCTATTATGGAAATTTGATAGAGTAGAATTGCCGAATTCGCTTCCAATGGCCAAAAGACGTTTAAAATGTCTTGAAGCAAAAATGATGCGAGAACCTTCTCTAAAAGAATTTCTGGTAGAGAAAATAAAAGATTATGAAAACAAAGGTTACGTCAGAAAATTACACAAAAACGAGGTGACTTCGGGTGGCAAATCTTGGTACATACCAATTTTCACTGTAaccaatattaataaaaataaaaccagaCTTGTATGGGACGCCGCAGCAAAAGTAAATGGTGTTGCTTTAAACTCATGTTTGCTTAAAGGTCcagatctgttgaaatcattagTTGGTGTGCTTTTACGTTTTAGAGAAAAGCCAGTAGCTCTGTGTGGTGACATTCGTGAAATGTTTCACCAGATAAAAGTCATAAATGAAGATCAAAAGGCTCAAATGTTTTTGTGGCGTGGTGGGGACACCACAGCTGATATTGATGTTTATTGTATGCAGGTAATGACTTTTGGAGCTTCGTGTTCACCGTCACTAGCCAATTACATAAAAAGCAAAAATGCAAACCGCTTCGTCGAAAAATACCCATCAGCTGTAAATGCAATTCTGGAGAATACTTTTGTTGACGACTGGCTCCAAAGTTGTCAGACTGAGGAGGAAATGGTACAGCTTGCTGAAAAGGTTAGATATATCCACAAAGACGGTGGATTCGAGATGAGGAATTGGATTTCCAACTCCCCCCgtgttttggaaaaacttaCTGGAAACAAGATCAAATCCAACAAATGTATTCAACAAGGGCACAACGGACAGGAAAAGGTATTAGGTATTTGGTGGCTTCCAAATTCTGATGAATTTacctttatacaaaaaatagatttaagatcacttttcgacaaaactcAAGTCACAAAGAGGCAAATTTTAAGAGTGATCATGAAAATATTCGACCCTTTAGGATTTTTGGGCTACTACataatatttgctaaaattattttacaaaatgtttggcgTTCTGGTGTTTCATGGGACGAGCCTATCAAACCTGATGAGCTTGAAATGTGGCTGCACTGaattaaatacataaattttgttAGCTACGTTCGCATTCCAAGATGCTACCCGCTAGTAAGCGTCGGCAAAAACATTCAGCTGCAT
It includes:
- the LOC142230992 gene encoding uncharacterized protein LOC142230992, translating into MTFNNAHTLPNNNNRYLQFNNTSSADTSMSSSQIAARQVISKDLPNFSGRPDEWPVFITNYNQSTERCGFTDQENLIRLQKCLKGPALEAVRGKLMMPSTVSQAIETLRMLFGRPEVIHHALQAKLRDEPKVRVENLNTLISFHCMSGVRVNLLVFDEWLFNLATCASQVTTFDAKFDSSEYRNSRKGAKESLMFHDVEKTKEDTPQNKSVTNKKENICTVCLKCGGEHKLSTCSDFISLKHNDRWQFVRQNKLCFRCFGKHSLRRCYSKKPCGTDGCKLPHNLLLHTKPQQLNTNGGQESPVLFHAGEKKEAVFRYVPITLYGNNISLDTWALIDEGAGCTLVEDEIVNQLGIDGPSEELCLRWTGDVTKTYTTSKKVSIYISSREKGSMKHKLLNVRTVEKLDLPEQTLESSTINSCEYLRNLPITPYTKIKPRVIIGLDNAKLGVPSEIRASDDGELMAAKCKLGWTVYGRKYVEFASDHCIFHICECKCSSGELEKIDELMQEYFSLESLGVSVSTKPLTSVDDERALKIMDATAVYDSKEKRWAAGLLWKFDRVELPNSLPMAKRRLKCLEAKMMREPSLKEFLVEKIKDYENKGYVRKLHKNEVTSGGKSWYIPIFTVTNINKNKTRLVWDAAAKVNGVALNSCLLKGPDLLKSLVGVLLRFREKPVALCGDIREMFHQIKVINEDQKAQMFLWRGGDTTADIDVYCMQVMTFGASCSPSLANYIKSKNANRFVEKYPSAVNAILENTFVDDWLQSCQTEEEMVQLAEKVRYIHKDGGFEMRNWISNSPRVLEKLTGNKIKSNKCIQQGHNGQEKVLGIWWLPNSDEFTFIQKIDLRSLFDKTQVTKRQILRVIMKIFDPLGFLGYYIIFAKIILQNVWRSGVSWDEPIKPDELEMWLH